In Aspergillus fumigatus Af293 chromosome 6, whole genome shotgun sequence, the genomic window GTCCTAGAAGCGCCTGGTTCCGCCTTTGTAGGCACCCTTGTTAACGCCCCACTGTCGTTCCACACTGAGGGTGTGCGCATACTGCCTATGGAGGGTGTCTCTGCCACCAAGGGTACCGGCGTTGTTACATCAGTCCCCTCAGATAGCCCCGACGACTACGCTACCTTGGTCGATCTTGCCAAGAAGCCTGAATACTATGGCATCAAAAAGGAATGGGCTGAACTGGAAATTTTCCCTCTCATCGAGACCCCAACATACGGTAACCTGACCGCCCCTACGCTtgtcaagaagctcaagatcaACTCTCCCAAGGATGTCAACCAACTTGCACAGGCCAAGGAGTTGGCATACGGCGAAGCCTACTACAAGGGTACTATGTTGGTTGGTGAGTTCAAGGGCGAGCCAGTGAGCGCCGCCAAAGAGAAGATCCGCAAGTCCCTTTACGAGAGCGGCGACGCCTTCCCCTTTGCTGATCCTATGGGTAAGGTTGTTAGCAGAAGTGGAGATGACTGTGTCGTTGCCTACCTTGGTCAGTGGTTCTTGAACTACGGAGAGAATGACGCCGAGTGGCAGCAGGAAACCTTGAAATATGTTGCCAACGACCTCAAGACGTACCTGCCCGAGACTAAGCACGGCTTCGAGAAGAACCTAACTTGGCTAAATCGATGGGCCTGTGCGAGAACCTATGGTCTGGGATCCAAGCTTCCATGGGACCCTAAGTTCCTCGTTGAGAGTTTGAGTGACAGTACCGTCTACATGGCCTACTATACCGTTGCTCATTACCTGCATGGCGACCGCTATGGTAACACGCCCGGTCCGCTGAATATCAAGCCGGAGCAGATGACTGATGAGGTCTGGGACTATATCTTCACGAGACGTGAGCTTAGCGACGAGCTCATCTCAAAGAGCGGTATCAGCAAGGATGCCCTTCTGAAGATGCGTAGAGAGTTCGAATACTGGTACCCTCTGGATGTGAGAGTCTCCGGCAAGGACCTTATTCAAAACCATCTCACTTTCTTCCTTTACATTCACGTCGCGCTCTTCCCACGGGAATACTGGCCCCGCGGTGTCCGTGCAAACGGGCACTTGCTCCTGAACGGAGACAAGATGAGCAAGAGCACGGGCAACTTCCTTACACTTAAAGATGCTGTGGAGAAGTTCGGTGCTGACGCTTCTCGCATTGCGTTCGCCGATGCTGGTGACGGAATCGAAGACGCCAACTTCGATGAGAATGTCGCAAACAGCAGTATTCTCAGGCTCTTCACGCTCAAGGAGTGGATTGAGGAGACTGTCAAGGACAGCTCCCTGCGCACAGATTCGGAATACTCTTTCTGGGACAAGCTGTTCGATAATGAGATGAATAGCCTAGTTCGTGAGGCCATCAAGCACTACAAAAAGTGAGTTTCTGATAATCCTACATGTTACACCTCCAACAGCTAACCCCATCTCAGTACCGATTTCAAGCTCGCCCTGAAATCTGCTCTCTTTGACCTGACCAATGCTCGTGACGTCTACCGTGAGGCCGCAGTTTCGGCTGGTGTCGGAATGCACCGTGACGTGGTCCTGCGCTATGTTGAACTCCAGGCTCTGATGATCTCTCCCATTGCGCCTCATTGGGCTGAATACATCTGGCTCGAGGTTCTGAACAAGGTTTGACCTCTGCGTATCTAATGACCCTAAGGTAGCTTGACTAACTTTGCACCTCTTAGCCTGAGACAATCCATTATGCTCGCTTCCCGGAGGTCCCCGAGCCCTCCGTTGAGCTTTCGGCTGCCCTGACTTATGTTCGTTCCACCTCTTCTAGCATCACGTCGGCTGAGGCTGGATTCGTTAAGAAGCTTTCTAAGGGCAAGACGATGTTTTTCGACCCTCGCAAGCCCAAGAAGCTTACCATCTACGCCGCGAAGAAGTACCCTGCCTGGCAAGAGAAATACATCGACCTTGTCCGGGAAGCATTCGATGCTGTCAGCCTCTCTATTAACGACAAGGAGCTGAACGCCAAGGTTGGCAAGCTCggtgagatgaagaaggctaTGCCTTTCGTTCAGACCCTGAAGACCCGCCTGatcaagtccaaggaggcTCCCGAGAACGTTTTCTCGCGGAAGCTTCCCTTCGATGAGTTAGCTGTTCTGAAGGAGATGCTTGGTATCCTGAAGCGGACGACTGGTTGCAAGGAAATCGAGGTCATTGCTGTTGATGAAGGTGGCAAGACCGGTGAGGTGCTGGGCACTGgtgagaagagagaaggtCTGTCGGCTGAAAATGCGGTTCCTGGTCAGCCCACCTTTGGCTTTACCAATATCGCTGAGTAGATATGGATGCAATATCCGTCTACCGTTATATTTGTCCTCGAATAGAATAAAGGCCGAGCTTCTACAGGCGGTTTCACAATCAATACAAGTATTGACGATTTTCTCGCGAGTTCAAAATCATTCATTCTTTACAGAGGGATAGAATATAGACCACCGATCCGTAGAAGGTAACAAAAGAACGAAGTCTACAGAAGCGTACCAGTACATCTCCGGTCAATGATTTGCTGGAACAGCGTGTAGGCCCTAAACAGAACCTAGGTAGTCTATATACTTCGAGTTCCAGTAGATCAATGTACGAGAATGGAGAGTAATGAAAGATACCCCTTATGCCCATGAACACCAATCGCTATGCTATACTATACAAAACCGTCCAATTGGCTTCAGAGCATCCACGAAGCTAAGACGGGATCGAACACATACCATACTATCTATCGAGATTGCTGCGCTCGTCTTTTCAGACCAACGTTCTGTCGTCCTCTGGAGGGTCTCTTGCGCTTATCAGCAGCGCGCTTCGCGGCGATGAAGTTCCAACATTCGATCGGAGGCCGCGATCCGATATGCTGTCCGTTAGGACTGAAGACCTCAACTCGAGGCACGGAACGCGAGGACTCCAATTCCTCCGATTTTGAACCGGCTCGAATCTGCACGGTAAGCTCCACCCATCCACAACCTTCAATCAGAATGTCGGTCGACATCACTTTGTACGGTAGTCGAGGTATCGGTATACCATGGTCTTCTACTGCCTTGGCGATGGAGGTCGGCAGGTGTG contains:
- a CDS encoding leucine--tRNA ligase CDC60; translated protein: MAAAAASAAALDPGNSTKNTLKLENTEKRDTLIAIEKKYQAQWKEKKVFEVDAPSLSEVPPSTLSSAELREKYPKFFGTMAYPYMNGTLHAGHSFTASKIEFMTGVARMEGKRALFPLGFHCTGMPIKACADKLADEVQKFGKNFERYSEESEEQDPTAVAAPTQEIKAEQEKFSGKKSKAAAKTVKMKYQFQIMLAIGLPLEEIHKFADANHWLHHFPPLAIRDLDSLGARVDWRRQFVTTDANPYYDSFVRWQMNRLHELGKILYGNRYTIYSPKDGQPCMDHDRTEGEGIGPQEYTAMKLQVKEWAPEIAELVKGKIEDDAKVYFVPATLRPETMYGQTCCFLGPKIKYGIFRVKEKEYYIVTKRAAWNMAFQGIFFDSEHFPKTQDELPLVLEAPGSAFVGTLVNAPLSFHTEGVRILPMEGVSATKGTGVVTSVPSDSPDDYATLVDLAKKPEYYGIKKEWAELEIFPLIETPTYGNLTAPTLVKKLKINSPKDVNQLAQAKELAYGEAYYKGTMLVGEFKGEPVSAAKEKIRKSLYESGDAFPFADPMGKVVSRSGDDCVVAYLGQWFLNYGENDAEWQQETLKYVANDLKTYLPETKHGFEKNLTWLNRWACARTYGLGSKLPWDPKFLVESLSDSTVYMAYYTVAHYLHGDRYGNTPGPLNIKPEQMTDEVWDYIFTRRELSDELISKSGISKDALLKMRREFEYWYPLDVRVSGKDLIQNHLTFFLYIHVALFPREYWPRGVRANGHLLLNGDKMSKSTGNFLTLKDAVEKFGADASRIAFADAGDGIEDANFDENVANSSILRLFTLKEWIEETVKDSSLRTDSEYSFWDKLFDNEMNSLVREAIKHYKNTDFKLALKSALFDLTNARDVYREAAVSAGVGMHRDVVLRYVELQALMISPIAPHWAEYIWLEVLNKPETIHYARFPEVPEPSVELSAALTYVRSTSSSITSAEAGFVKKLSKGKTMFFDPRKPKKLTIYAAKKYPAWQEKYIDLVREAFDAVSLSINDKELNAKVGKLGEMKKAMPFVQTLKTRLIKSKEAPENVFSRKLPFDELAVLKEMLGILKRTTGCKEIEVIAVDEGGKTGEVLGTGEKREGLSAENAVPGQPTFGFTNIAE